From the genome of Deinococcus sp. JMULE3, one region includes:
- a CDS encoding serine/threonine-protein kinase, with amino-acid sequence MPIAGQVVGNGVRLVRPVGRGSHSLVYFAVARDGQPCAVKIFPAHLGGYAEREYDHAHDLHHPRLVRVMERTVVDDQPALVSTLARGEVLFRRYAQRPALQQERRAYLLTLVHLLDALGYMHERGLVHRDIKPENIIVEDDGSAKLVDFDLSGPTLETFDSPTRMGTAAFQSPEAARGEPLGPESDLYGVGVLLGWGIHGSLPDPDDPHPHTLDPLQPLYLSLTRQGRTDRPHDAAQVRAELLRLAGLPY; translated from the coding sequence ATGCCGATCGCAGGACAGGTGGTGGGAAACGGCGTCCGACTGGTCCGCCCGGTCGGTCGCGGTTCGCACAGCCTGGTGTACTTCGCCGTGGCCCGCGACGGGCAGCCCTGCGCCGTGAAGATCTTCCCCGCGCACCTCGGCGGGTACGCCGAACGCGAGTACGACCACGCCCACGACCTGCACCACCCCCGCCTGGTGCGCGTCATGGAACGCACCGTCGTGGACGACCAGCCGGCCCTGGTCAGCACCCTGGCCCGCGGCGAGGTGCTGTTCCGCCGCTACGCCCAGCGGCCCGCCCTGCAGCAGGAACGCCGCGCGTACCTCCTGACCCTGGTGCACCTCCTGGACGCCCTGGGATACATGCACGAACGCGGACTGGTCCACCGCGACATCAAACCGGAGAACATCATCGTCGAGGACGACGGCAGCGCGAAACTCGTGGATTTCGACCTGTCCGGCCCCACCCTGGAAACCTTCGATTCCCCCACCCGCATGGGCACCGCCGCCTTCCAGAGCCCCGAGGCGGCGCGCGGCGAACCCCTGGGACCCGAGAGCGACCTGTACGGCGTCGGCGTTCTGCTCGGCTGGGGCATCCACGGCTCGCTGCCCGACCCGGACGACCCCCACCCGCACACCCTCGACCCCCTGCAACCCCTGTACCTGAGCCTGACCCGCCAGGGGCGCACGGACCGCCCGCACGACGCCGCGCAGGTCCGAGCGGAACTGCTGCGACTGGCCGGACTGCCGTACTGA
- a CDS encoding patatin-like phospholipase family protein: MNYGLVLGGGGARGLAHIGVWRVLEEHGLTPGVLAGTSMGGLVGAFIAAGYSADEMERLSRGVSWRRLLDLRPGPGLVRSGVVSAWLADHLPATFEELRVPLAVTATDLRSGRAVYLQRGNLHDALRATSAYPGAVEPVALDGMLLSDGGILNQVPVDAARFLGARRVLAVDVTAPDVLDRTERRGGLWRRESAGAPLGTVQTLRRAVEIMQAQLTDARVGLYRPDVLLRPTLRDVDLLNFNRADVAVQAGVEAAQTQLPRLLTLRD, from the coding sequence ATGAACTACGGACTGGTGCTTGGCGGTGGGGGCGCACGCGGGCTGGCGCACATCGGCGTGTGGCGCGTGCTGGAGGAACACGGGTTGACGCCCGGCGTGCTGGCCGGGACGAGCATGGGTGGACTGGTGGGCGCGTTCATCGCGGCCGGGTACAGCGCAGACGAGATGGAGCGCCTGTCGCGCGGCGTGTCGTGGCGGCGCCTGCTGGACCTGCGGCCCGGTCCCGGGCTGGTCCGCTCGGGCGTGGTGAGTGCGTGGCTGGCCGATCACCTGCCCGCCACGTTCGAGGAGTTGCGCGTGCCGCTGGCGGTGACGGCCACGGACCTGCGCTCGGGCCGCGCCGTGTACCTGCAGCGCGGGAACCTGCACGACGCGCTACGGGCGACCAGTGCGTATCCGGGCGCGGTCGAGCCGGTCGCGCTGGACGGGATGCTGCTCTCGGACGGCGGGATCCTGAATCAGGTGCCGGTGGACGCCGCGCGGTTCCTGGGGGCGCGGCGGGTGCTGGCGGTGGACGTCACCGCGCCGGACGTGCTGGACCGGACCGAGCGTCGCGGGGGCCTGTGGCGGCGGGAATCGGCGGGCGCGCCGCTGGGGACCGTGCAGACGCTGCGGCGCGCGGTGGAGATCATGCAGGCGCAACTGACCGACGCCCGCGTGGGCCTGTACCGACCGGACGTGCTGCTGCGGCCCACGCTGCGGGACGTGGACCTGTTGAACTTCAACCGGGCGGACGTGGCGGTGCAGGCAGGTGTGGAGGCCGCGCAGACGCAACTGCCGCGCCTGTTGACCCTGCGGGACTGA
- the lepB gene encoding signal peptidase I — protein sequence MTVPQTPAPTKPPQTALQKLWKEILEPIVFAVVITQFVATLVGVDGVSMMPNLRNGERVFVPKYETWLHKAGVGEFKRGDILIFKPPREASAKIGNLNKSAFGLYSYRPFLIKRLIGLPGDRVSITAGEVSVNGQKLDSTWTTAYWQEQGCWDTQSSVANNITSASIDGYAVNVVPDRQEFTVPQGQYFVMGDNRTSGGSEDSRIMGGIARRDVAGRAAAVVWPIMRKANVKYDCTGREKPEFSGASELNWRLLTPPAGFDQLK from the coding sequence ATGACAGTCCCCCAGACGCCCGCCCCGACCAAGCCCCCGCAGACCGCGCTGCAGAAACTCTGGAAGGAAATCCTGGAGCCCATCGTGTTCGCGGTGGTGATCACGCAGTTCGTGGCGACGCTGGTCGGCGTGGACGGCGTGAGCATGATGCCGAACCTCCGCAATGGCGAGCGGGTGTTCGTGCCGAAGTACGAGACGTGGCTGCACAAGGCGGGCGTCGGGGAGTTCAAGCGTGGGGACATCCTGATCTTCAAGCCGCCCCGCGAGGCCAGCGCGAAGATCGGCAACCTGAACAAGAGTGCGTTCGGGCTGTACTCGTACCGGCCGTTCCTGATCAAGCGGCTGATCGGCCTGCCGGGCGACCGGGTCAGCATCACGGCGGGCGAGGTCAGCGTGAACGGGCAGAAGCTGGATTCGACCTGGACGACCGCCTACTGGCAGGAGCAGGGCTGCTGGGACACGCAGAGCTCGGTGGCGAACAACATCACGTCCGCGTCCATCGACGGGTATGCCGTGAACGTCGTGCCGGACCGGCAGGAGTTCACGGTGCCCCAGGGGCAGTACTTCGTGATGGGTGACAACCGCACGTCGGGCGGCAGCGAGGACTCGCGCATCATGGGCGGTATCGCGCGGCGGGACGTGGCGGGGCGCGCGGCAGCGGTGGTGTGGCCGATCATGCGCAAGGCGAACGTGAAGTACGACTGCACCGGCAGGGAAAAACCGGAATTCAGCGGCGCGAGCGAACTGAACTGGCGCCTGCTGACGCCGCCTGCGGGCTTCGATCAGCTGAAGTGA
- a CDS encoding DUF503 family protein, with protein MALGYVGVLTIRVEMPWVASLKEKRALVRPVVERLKARFPLTVARLDGLDAHDWEVIGVATLSNDYGWVEETLRMAADYVAKEGPYRVTSEQIEITPLGPDDDDHEDE; from the coding sequence GTGGCCCTGGGGTATGTGGGCGTCCTGACCATCCGCGTCGAGATGCCCTGGGTCGCCAGCCTGAAGGAGAAACGCGCCCTGGTCCGCCCGGTCGTCGAACGCCTCAAGGCCCGCTTCCCCCTGACCGTCGCCCGCCTGGACGGCCTGGACGCCCACGACTGGGAGGTCATCGGCGTGGCGACCCTCAGCAACGACTACGGCTGGGTCGAGGAGACCCTGCGCATGGCCGCCGACTACGTCGCCAAGGAAGGCCCGTACCGCGTGACCAGCGAGCAGATCGAGATCACCCCGCTGGGCCCGGACGACGACGACCACGAGGACGAGTAA
- a CDS encoding heavy-metal-associated domain-containing protein, whose protein sequence is MTNTATRVLLGVRGMSRDAGTTVAQALSAMPGIVRATPDEGQLEVHYDPSQLTVMDIVRAIRRQGFLAGMI, encoded by the coding sequence ATGACCAACACCGCCACCCGCGTGCTGCTGGGCGTGCGCGGCATGAGCCGCGACGCCGGAACCACCGTCGCCCAGGCCCTGAGCGCCATGCCCGGCATCGTGAGAGCCACCCCCGACGAGGGCCAGCTGGAAGTCCACTATGACCCCTCGCAGCTGACCGTCATGGACATCGTCCGCGCCATCCGCCGACAGGGTTTCCTGGCCGGCATGATCTGA
- a CDS encoding DUF1999 domain-containing protein, which produces MRYRTFTEHDYPALQALDLDVQRHAEPTFDTLPERERAGRLHTSLPALKFYERSEHSFVAEENGALHGVILAQSVWQGDRPIVLVRTLSVHPQAPAGVTEGLLHATVKSAYDTAVYEVHYPVTPELRAAAAAESAVLTGTYAVTHLGTRAQTAPGERLADQTGRTQTSPGQAD; this is translated from the coding sequence ATGCGCTACCGCACCTTCACCGAACACGACTACCCGGCCCTGCAGGCCCTCGACCTGGACGTGCAGCGCCACGCCGAACCCACCTTCGACACCCTGCCCGAACGCGAACGCGCCGGGAGGCTCCACACCAGCCTCCCGGCCCTGAAATTCTACGAACGCAGCGAACACTCCTTCGTCGCCGAGGAGAACGGCGCCCTGCACGGCGTCATCCTGGCGCAGTCGGTCTGGCAGGGCGACCGGCCCATCGTGCTCGTCCGCACCCTGAGCGTCCACCCCCAGGCCCCCGCGGGCGTCACCGAGGGCCTGCTGCACGCCACCGTGAAAAGCGCCTACGACACGGCCGTGTACGAGGTCCACTACCCCGTCACGCCCGAGCTGCGCGCCGCCGCCGCCGCCGAGAGCGCCGTCCTGACCGGCACGTACGCCGTCACGCACCTGGGCACCCGCGCGCAGACCGCCCCCGGCGAACGACTCGCCGACCAGACCGGCCGGACCCAGACCAGCCCGGGCCAGGCGGACTGA
- a CDS encoding ribokinase produces MTVLVVGSVNADLTVRTPRIPAPGETVLGGDAVTSPGGKGANQAVAAARAGADVALTGAAGQDAFRDVALRGLHAAGVNLSGLHTLDAPTGLALITVASSGENAITVASGANAHVTPDHLPATLDGVTHLLLQQELPLEVTLHAARTARQLGIPVLLNAAPTRDLPGELLRLVTHLIVNEHELAALRPEGTNLERQAHSLLDRGPDAVTVTLGAQGSVTVTRSGTHRLPAYPVQATDTTGAGDTFCGVLAARLALGDPLPAALRAAGIAAALACTRPGAQDAMPDWAEVQAILTPA; encoded by the coding sequence ATGACTGTCCTCGTCGTCGGCAGCGTCAACGCGGACCTCACCGTCCGGACCCCCCGCATCCCCGCCCCCGGTGAAACCGTGCTGGGCGGGGACGCCGTCACCTCGCCCGGCGGGAAGGGCGCCAACCAGGCCGTCGCCGCGGCGCGGGCCGGGGCCGACGTAGCCCTGACCGGCGCCGCCGGACAGGATGCCTTCCGGGACGTCGCCCTGCGCGGCCTGCACGCAGCCGGCGTGAACCTGAGCGGCCTGCACACCCTGGACGCCCCCACCGGACTGGCCCTGATCACCGTCGCCAGCAGCGGCGAGAACGCCATCACGGTCGCCAGCGGCGCCAACGCGCACGTCACGCCCGACCACCTGCCCGCCACGCTGGACGGCGTCACGCACCTCCTGCTGCAACAGGAACTCCCGCTCGAGGTGACCCTGCACGCCGCCCGCACCGCCCGGCAGCTCGGGATTCCCGTCCTCCTCAATGCCGCCCCCACCCGTGACCTGCCCGGCGAGCTGCTGCGCCTCGTCACGCACCTGATCGTGAACGAACACGAACTCGCCGCGCTGCGGCCCGAGGGCACCAACCTCGAACGGCAGGCGCACAGCCTCCTGGACCGCGGTCCGGACGCCGTGACCGTCACGCTGGGCGCCCAGGGCAGCGTCACCGTCACGCGCAGCGGCACCCACCGCCTGCCCGCCTACCCGGTGCAGGCCACCGACACCACCGGCGCCGGGGACACCTTCTGCGGTGTGCTGGCCGCCCGACTGGCCCTGGGCGACCCGCTGCCCGCCGCGCTGCGGGCCGCCGGGATCGCCGCCGCCCTGGCCTGCACCCGCCCCGGCGCGCAGGACGCCATGCCGGACTGGGCCGAGGTGCAGGCCATCCTCACGCCAGCCTGA
- a CDS encoding nucleoside deaminase, with protein MRAALDLARQGQAAGSSPVGAVLVNHEGQIIARGRNRVGEAQTSQHVGDASVAHAEMDLYFQVGKLDDPHTLTLYTSLEPCLMCGGASALLGIGRVVWATDDAWGGSGRLIRWADHPAMQDTVVVPTPDPVLEREGALLFAPEAKRAFPEEGWQLWRTRYPQETRAADRTDTP; from the coding sequence CTGCGCGCCGCCCTCGACCTCGCCCGGCAGGGCCAGGCCGCCGGGAGTTCCCCCGTCGGCGCCGTCCTCGTGAACCACGAAGGCCAGATCATCGCGCGGGGCCGCAACCGCGTCGGCGAAGCCCAGACCTCCCAGCACGTCGGGGACGCCAGCGTCGCCCACGCCGAGATGGACCTGTACTTCCAGGTGGGCAAGCTGGACGACCCGCACACCCTGACGCTGTACACCAGCCTGGAACCCTGCCTGATGTGCGGCGGCGCCAGCGCCCTGCTGGGCATCGGCCGGGTCGTGTGGGCCACCGACGACGCCTGGGGCGGCTCGGGGCGCCTGATCCGCTGGGCGGACCACCCCGCCATGCAGGACACCGTGGTCGTCCCCACCCCCGACCCGGTCCTGGAACGCGAGGGCGCCCTGCTCTTCGCCCCCGAGGCGAAACGCGCCTTCCCCGAAGAGGGCTGGCAGCTGTGGCGCACCCGCTACCCCCAGGAGACCCGGGCCGCCGACCGAACCGACACGCCGTAA
- a CDS encoding long-chain fatty acid--CoA ligase, whose product MTQPSLPQPWLAHYEAGVPRTFRPSGLTLPQLLERTAQKYPDRVALSFVGATTSYRDLWQQVQRFASSLQKMGVQPGDRVSIMLPNTPQFVVAFYGTLLAGAVAVNTSPMYTPSELEHQLQDSGSETLVIFDSFYPRYAEIQGRVNVKRVLVTGVQDALSFPKNLLYPVKARREGTWVNVPFGERVLSMRKVIASQTPAPQPVTLRPDDIALLQYTGGTTGVPKGAMLTHGNLVSNCEQARCWMTDLREGQETTLASIPFFHVYGMTVAMNLSVLIGATIVLIPNPRDLPMTLKAVQQTRATLFPAVPTLYNAINNHPDTPKYDLTSIRACISGSAPLLIETSRKFREITNGANLVEGYGLTEASPCTHTNPIYGEQREGSIGIPFPGVHAIVVGDDGQIVAPGEVGELWIAGPMIMKGYWQKPDETAKTLVDAHGQTWLMTGDMATMDADGYFRIVDRKKDLIIAGGFNIYPREVEEALISHPAVLEAAAVGLPDAYRGESVHAVVALKPGATATEGDIIAHCREILSPYKVPRSVEFRAELPKTAAMKILRRQLAQEARDAQKAKSA is encoded by the coding sequence ATGACACAACCTTCCCTCCCACAGCCCTGGCTCGCCCACTACGAAGCTGGCGTGCCCCGCACCTTCCGCCCCAGCGGCCTGACCCTCCCGCAGCTGCTCGAACGCACCGCGCAGAAGTACCCGGACCGCGTGGCCCTGAGCTTCGTGGGCGCCACCACCAGCTACCGCGACCTGTGGCAGCAGGTGCAGCGCTTCGCGTCCAGCCTGCAGAAGATGGGCGTGCAGCCCGGCGACCGCGTGTCCATCATGCTGCCCAACACCCCGCAGTTCGTCGTGGCGTTCTACGGCACGCTGCTCGCGGGTGCGGTCGCCGTGAACACCAGCCCCATGTACACCCCCAGCGAACTGGAGCACCAGCTGCAGGACAGCGGCAGTGAGACGCTGGTGATCTTCGACAGCTTCTACCCCCGCTACGCCGAGATCCAGGGCCGCGTGAACGTCAAGCGCGTGCTGGTCACCGGCGTGCAGGACGCCCTGAGCTTCCCCAAGAACCTCCTGTACCCCGTGAAAGCCAGGCGCGAGGGCACCTGGGTGAACGTGCCCTTCGGCGAGCGGGTGCTGTCCATGCGCAAGGTCATCGCGTCGCAGACCCCCGCCCCGCAGCCCGTGACCCTGCGCCCCGACGACATCGCGCTGCTGCAGTACACCGGCGGCACGACCGGCGTGCCCAAGGGCGCCATGCTCACGCACGGGAACCTCGTGTCCAACTGCGAACAGGCCCGCTGCTGGATGACCGACCTGCGCGAGGGGCAGGAAACGACCCTGGCGTCCATCCCGTTCTTCCACGTGTACGGCATGACGGTCGCCATGAACCTCAGCGTCCTGATCGGCGCGACCATCGTCCTGATCCCCAACCCCCGCGACCTGCCCATGACCCTCAAGGCCGTGCAGCAGACCCGCGCGACCCTCTTCCCGGCGGTGCCCACGCTGTACAACGCCATCAACAACCACCCGGACACGCCCAAGTACGACCTGACCAGTATCCGCGCGTGCATCAGCGGCAGCGCGCCCCTGCTGATCGAAACGTCCCGCAAGTTCCGTGAGATCACGAACGGCGCGAACCTCGTCGAGGGCTACGGCCTGACCGAGGCCAGCCCCTGCACGCACACCAATCCCATCTACGGCGAGCAGCGCGAGGGCAGCATCGGCATTCCCTTCCCCGGCGTGCACGCCATCGTCGTCGGGGACGACGGGCAGATCGTCGCGCCCGGCGAGGTCGGCGAACTGTGGATCGCGGGCCCCATGATCATGAAAGGCTACTGGCAGAAACCCGACGAGACCGCCAAGACCCTCGTGGACGCCCACGGTCAGACCTGGCTCATGACGGGCGACATGGCCACCATGGACGCCGACGGGTACTTCCGGATCGTGGACCGCAAGAAGGACCTGATCATCGCCGGGGGCTTCAACATCTACCCCCGCGAGGTCGAGGAAGCCCTGATCAGCCACCCCGCCGTGCTGGAAGCCGCCGCCGTCGGCCTGCCCGACGCGTACCGCGGCGAGAGCGTCCACGCCGTCGTCGCCCTGAAACCCGGCGCGACCGCCACCGAGGGCGACATCATCGCCCACTGCCGCGAGATCCTCAGCCCCTACAAGGTCCCCCGCAGCGTCGAATTCCGCGCCGAACTCCCCAAGACGGCCGCCATGAAGATCCTGCGCCGCCAGCTCGCCCAGGAAGCCCGCGACGCGCAGAAAGCCAAGAGCGCCTGA
- the tsaD gene encoding tRNA (adenosine(37)-N6)-threonylcarbamoyltransferase complex transferase subunit TsaD: MTDRPRPLRILGIDTSCDDTGVGIVELVEGRVTVLANRVWSQAVHAQYGGVMPELASREHVERIDQIMGDALHEAGLSVGDIGAVAATSGPGLVGALLVGLMYGKGLAQALNVPFHAAHHLEGHIFAAASEADLRAPFLALVVSGGHTHLFDVPRDGEYVLVGATRDDAAGEAFDKVARLAGLGYPGGPAISEAATRGDPKAVPFKEPLKGQSGFDFSFSGLKTAALLAHRAGATPENLAASFQRAAVQTLVNTTVRAAEATGRGTVVVSGGVAANRALRDAFAATGLHVVFPGKGLNTDNGAMIALAGAAAIQAGRPASALDGGATAYAPLANA, from the coding sequence ATGACTGACCGCCCCCGACCGCTGCGCATCCTGGGAATCGACACGTCCTGCGACGACACGGGCGTCGGGATCGTGGAACTCGTGGAGGGCCGCGTGACGGTCCTGGCGAACCGCGTGTGGTCACAGGCGGTCCACGCGCAGTACGGGGGCGTCATGCCGGAACTCGCCAGCCGCGAGCACGTCGAACGCATCGACCAGATCATGGGCGACGCCCTGCACGAGGCGGGCCTGAGCGTGGGGGACATCGGCGCGGTCGCCGCGACCTCTGGGCCCGGACTGGTGGGCGCGCTGCTGGTGGGCCTGATGTACGGCAAGGGCCTCGCGCAGGCGCTGAACGTGCCCTTCCACGCCGCGCACCACCTGGAGGGCCACATCTTCGCGGCGGCCAGCGAGGCCGACCTGCGCGCCCCGTTCTTGGCGCTCGTCGTCAGCGGCGGGCACACCCACCTGTTCGACGTGCCCCGCGACGGCGAGTACGTGCTCGTCGGCGCGACCCGTGACGACGCGGCGGGCGAGGCCTTCGACAAGGTCGCCCGCCTCGCCGGACTGGGCTACCCCGGCGGCCCGGCCATCAGCGAGGCCGCTACGCGCGGCGACCCGAAGGCCGTGCCGTTCAAGGAACCCCTGAAGGGCCAGAGCGGCTTCGACTTCAGCTTCAGCGGCCTGAAGACGGCGGCGCTGCTCGCGCACCGGGCGGGGGCCACCCCGGAGAACCTCGCGGCGAGCTTCCAGCGGGCCGCCGTGCAGACCCTCGTGAACACCACCGTCCGCGCGGCAGAGGCTACCGGGCGCGGCACGGTCGTCGTGTCCGGCGGCGTGGCCGCCAACCGCGCCCTGCGCGACGCGTTCGCCGCCACCGGCCTGCACGTCGTGTTCCCCGGCAAGGGCCTGAACACCGACAACGGCGCCATGATCGCCCTGGCCGGAGCCGCCGCCATCCAGGCCGGACGCCCCGCCAGTGCCCTGGACGGCGGCGCGACCGCCTACGCGCCCCTGGCGAATGCCTGA
- a CDS encoding butyrate kinase has translation MLALTADWPAPDAVVGRGGFIGRVTTGTYRVTPELAAFALACDAGQDPPNLGGPLALAVADARGVPAFIVDPQSADELLPEARPTGVQGVSRRAEFHALNARAVARRAAYEVGKRFQDARLVVAHLGATTSVTAFEVGRAIDTTGSGADGGPMGARQSGPVPARDLLRLHGQLGDQTLHHLAAGSGFLALTGSANLRELEARSLSDPDVSRVAAAFVHQAAKAIGAMTGALSARPDAIVLTGGIARWDELIDRIERRVAWIAPVFVIPGELELEALAEGAGRVLLGQEALREWTPPAAPGS, from the coding sequence GTGCTGGCCCTGACCGCCGACTGGCCCGCGCCGGACGCCGTGGTGGGGCGCGGCGGGTTCATCGGGCGGGTCACGACCGGCACGTACCGCGTCACCCCGGAACTCGCGGCGTTCGCGCTGGCCTGCGACGCCGGGCAGGACCCCCCGAACCTGGGCGGCCCGCTGGCCCTGGCCGTCGCGGACGCGCGCGGCGTGCCCGCGTTTATCGTGGACCCGCAGAGCGCGGACGAACTGCTGCCCGAGGCGCGTCCCACCGGCGTGCAGGGCGTCAGTCGCCGCGCGGAATTCCACGCGCTGAACGCCCGCGCCGTTGCCCGGCGCGCCGCGTACGAGGTCGGCAAGCGCTTCCAGGACGCCCGTCTGGTCGTCGCGCACCTGGGGGCGACCACCAGCGTCACCGCCTTCGAGGTCGGGCGCGCCATCGACACCACGGGCAGTGGCGCGGACGGCGGCCCCATGGGTGCCCGTCAGAGCGGCCCGGTGCCCGCGCGGGACCTGCTGCGCCTGCACGGGCAGCTGGGAGATCAGACGCTGCATCACCTCGCCGCCGGGAGTGGCTTCCTGGCGCTGACCGGCAGCGCGAACCTGCGTGAACTGGAAGCCCGCAGCCTGAGCGACCCGGATGTCAGTCGCGTCGCCGCCGCGTTCGTGCATCAGGCCGCCAAGGCGATCGGCGCGATGACCGGCGCGCTCAGCGCCCGCCCGGACGCGATCGTCCTGACCGGTGGGATCGCCCGCTGGGACGAACTGATCGACCGGATCGAGCGGCGCGTCGCGTGGATCGCCCCGGTGTTCGTGATTCCCGGCGAACTGGAACTCGAAGCGCTCGCCGAGGGCGCCGGGCGCGTCCTGCTGGGTCAGGAGGCGCTGCGCGAGTGGACGCCGCCCGCCGCGCCGGGGTCCTGA
- the hpf gene encoding ribosome hibernation-promoting factor, HPF/YfiA family, with amino-acid sequence MHIYKLSGRNVEVTDAMRDYVEEKLTRLDRFNDQITDARVTLTVRDVRDAGRRNRVEVQLNVPSGIIRAEEHHSDMYAAIDKASDVLERQLRKFKTRYLKHRHDAAPQPEPGPAEADVNAGLDDVTEFAPEIVRQKRFEMRPMSPEDAVAQMEALGHDFYVFMNMRNTCGVVYRRKDGHYGLIEPS; translated from the coding sequence GTGCACATCTACAAGCTGTCTGGCCGTAACGTTGAAGTCACCGATGCCATGCGCGACTACGTCGAGGAGAAACTCACGCGCCTGGATCGTTTCAATGACCAGATCACCGATGCACGCGTGACCCTGACCGTCCGCGACGTCCGCGACGCCGGGCGGCGCAACCGCGTCGAGGTGCAGCTCAATGTCCCCAGCGGCATCATCCGCGCCGAGGAGCACCACTCGGACATGTACGCCGCGATCGACAAGGCCAGCGACGTCCTGGAACGCCAGCTGCGTAAGTTCAAGACCCGCTACCTCAAGCACCGCCACGACGCCGCGCCCCAGCCCGAACCCGGCCCGGCCGAGGCGGACGTGAACGCCGGACTGGACGACGTGACCGAGTTTGCGCCCGAGATCGTGCGGCAGAAACGCTTTGAGATGCGCCCCATGAGTCCCGAGGACGCCGTCGCGCAGATGGAGGCGCTGGGACACGACTTCTACGTGTTCATGAACATGCGCAACACCTGCGGGGTCGTGTACCGCCGCAAGGACGGCCACTACGGCCTGATCGAACCCAGCTGA
- a CDS encoding TetR/AcrR family transcriptional regulator, with product MKVDRQEQDDARRERIARAAFELFARSGLDAISAQDIAQAAFVSRTNLYRYFPSKVHMLLAHFEKAVQASRDDALERLRAGANPQQVWDNVTGRMADLGVRYRHLVGAVGQAVLGAPPEAGRPGAPERAPGDGLRTALTLAALVQPVLLAMQAQGRLRPEANVQMLSVLLVDAFILALLHGGHRDQRDVLRDWQDRFSLLMYGALAPESTARGELKD from the coding sequence GTGAAGGTAGACCGGCAGGAACAGGACGACGCGCGGCGCGAGAGGATCGCCCGCGCGGCCTTCGAGCTGTTCGCCCGCAGCGGACTGGACGCCATCAGCGCGCAGGACATCGCGCAGGCCGCGTTCGTCAGCCGCACGAACCTGTACCGTTACTTCCCCAGCAAGGTCCACATGCTCCTGGCGCACTTCGAGAAGGCCGTGCAGGCCAGCCGCGACGACGCCCTGGAACGCCTGCGGGCCGGCGCGAACCCGCAGCAGGTGTGGGACAACGTCACGGGCCGCATGGCCGACCTGGGCGTCCGCTACCGGCATCTGGTGGGCGCGGTGGGGCAGGCGGTGCTGGGCGCCCCGCCCGAGGCCGGGCGGCCCGGCGCTCCCGAGCGCGCCCCGGGCGACGGGCTGCGGACCGCGCTGACGCTGGCGGCGCTGGTGCAGCCGGTGCTGCTGGCCATGCAGGCCCAGGGCCGCCTGCGCCCCGAGGCGAACGTGCAGATGCTCAGCGTGCTGCTCGTGGACGCGTTCATCCTGGCGCTGCTACACGGCGGGCACCGCGACCAGCGCGACGTGCTGCGCGACTGGCAGGACCGCTTCAGCCTGCTGATGTACGGCGCACTGGCCCCCGAGAGCACCGCCCGGGGCGAACTGAAAGACTGA